The following coding sequences lie in one Candidatus Woesearchaeota archaeon genomic window:
- the rpoB gene encoding DNA-directed RNA polymerase subunit B: MGEVYLNGKFIGYAEKPKDFAAQVIQKRRESILSSEINVFYDDKTRDVHIETFRGRLRRPLIIVKNGKSLLTSEHVKKLQNNELSWEDMIKQGVIEYLDAAEEENSLVAFFEKDLTPEHTHLEIMPMTIVSLCTSLVPYANHDQSARLNAGSKNQKQALGMYATNFPLRMDMDTNILHYPQIPIVQTMMTELSHYEKHPAGQNIVVAMMSFKGYNMEDSVVINKGSLDRGFGRSTYFRPAAAEEIRYPGGLTDDICVPDKEVKGYKSEDAYKYLEEDGIISTEIKVKEDDVLIGKTSPPRFLSSLEQFNISASERRESSVSVKHGEEGIVDFVLITENMEGNKFMQVNIRDQRIPEIGDKFTSRHGQKGVVGLIVNSTDMPFSASGIVPDLLFSPHGIPSRMTIGHLIEAVGGKVGALSGRFIDGTTFDSEPEEQLRSALTAFGFRENGTETLYNGETGEIFEARIFIGEMYYLKLKHMVANKIHARARGPIQLLTRQPTEGRAKEGGLRLGEMEKDCFVAHGTSLLLKERFDSDRTVVPVCEKCGLIAIADRYRKKSFCPVCGEESTITDIEMSYAFKLLLDEMKSFCIYPRLVLKSKYE, encoded by the coding sequence ATGGGAGAAGTTTACTTAAACGGAAAATTCATCGGCTACGCCGAGAAGCCAAAGGATTTCGCAGCACAGGTAATTCAAAAGAGAAGGGAATCAATCCTTTCTTCTGAAATTAATGTGTTCTACGATGACAAGACAAGGGATGTTCATATTGAGACATTCAGGGGAAGGTTAAGAAGGCCCCTTATTATTGTCAAGAACGGAAAGAGCCTTCTTACTTCCGAGCATGTTAAGAAGCTTCAGAACAATGAGCTTTCCTGGGAAGACATGATAAAGCAGGGCGTTATAGAATACCTTGACGCTGCTGAAGAGGAAAATTCTCTTGTGGCATTCTTTGAGAAGGATTTGACTCCAGAGCACACCCATCTTGAAATCATGCCAATGACAATCGTAAGCCTGTGCACATCTCTTGTGCCGTATGCAAACCATGACCAGAGCGCAAGGCTTAATGCAGGCTCAAAGAACCAGAAGCAGGCGCTCGGGATGTACGCAACAAACTTTCCCCTGAGGATGGACATGGACACAAACATCCTGCACTATCCGCAGATTCCGATTGTTCAGACCATGATGACAGAGCTTTCCCACTATGAGAAGCACCCTGCTGGGCAGAACATTGTTGTTGCAATGATGAGCTTCAAGGGATACAACATGGAGGATTCAGTCGTAATCAACAAGGGCTCTCTTGACAGGGGCTTTGGAAGGAGCACATACTTCAGGCCAGCTGCAGCAGAGGAGATAAGGTATCCGGGAGGGCTTACTGACGACATATGCGTTCCCGACAAGGAAGTCAAGGGATACAAGTCAGAGGACGCCTACAAGTATCTTGAGGAGGACGGGATAATCTCGACAGAAATAAAGGTAAAGGAAGACGATGTTCTCATCGGAAAGACAAGCCCTCCAAGATTCCTTTCAAGCCTTGAGCAGTTCAACATATCAGCAAGCGAGAGAAGAGAAAGCTCAGTTTCTGTGAAGCACGGCGAAGAGGGAATTGTTGATTTTGTCCTTATAACAGAGAATATGGAAGGGAACAAATTCATGCAGGTGAACATAAGGGACCAGAGAATCCCGGAAATCGGAGACAAATTCACCTCAAGGCACGGGCAGAAGGGAGTTGTCGGGCTTATTGTAAACTCAACAGACATGCCCTTTTCAGCATCGGGAATAGTTCCTGACCTGCTTTTTTCCCCTCACGGAATACCTTCAAGAATGACAATCGGGCACCTGATTGAGGCAGTCGGCGGAAAGGTCGGGGCACTGTCAGGAAGATTCATTGACGGGACAACATTTGACTCAGAGCCGGAGGAGCAGCTTAGAAGCGCCCTTACAGCCTTTGGATTCAGGGAGAACGGGACAGAAACATTATACAACGGAGAGACAGGGGAAATCTTCGAGGCAAGGATATTCATCGGAGAAATGTATTATCTCAAGCTCAAGCACATGGTTGCAAATAAAATCCATGCAAGAGCCAGAGGGCCAATACAGCTCCTCACAAGGCAGCCGACAGAAGGAAGAGCCAAGGAAGGCGGATTAAGGCTCGGAGAGATGGAAAAGGACTGCTTTGTGGCTCATGGAACTTCCCTCCTCCTCAAGGAGAGATTTGACTCAGACAGGACAGTAGTCCCTGTGTGCGAGAAGTGCGGGCTTATAGCAATCGCAGACAGGTACAGGAAGAAATCATTCTGCCCTGTATGCGGAGAGGAAAGCACAATAACAGACATTGAGATGAGCTACGCTTTCAAGCTTCTCCTCGATGAGATGAAATCATTCTGCATCTATCCAAGGCTTGTGCTGAAGAGCAAGTATGAATGA